The following nucleotide sequence is from Desulfosporosinus sp. Sb-LF.
TGTAAACCGCGAATAGAGTCCTCGCCGCGACTCATGATTTCAGCAGTTTCCTTGCGGGAATAACCTTCAACAATACGTAGTTTCAACACCTGCCTATATTGTTCTAGAAGTTGGTTCATAAGCTCTTGCACAAAAGCGTGTCTAATCCAATTGTAGGACTATCTAATTGGGATTGTTCCTTGCTTTGATGGGTGATTATTTGCCCGTGTCGGTAACGGTCATAAATAAGATTTCGTGCCACGTGCTTGAGATATGGATAGTGGGGGGAGTCTCCTTGTCTTTCCTCAAACATCGGAAATACGTTTCTTGGGTAATATCTTCCGCCTCTTCACGGTTCTGAAGAAGAGCGTAAGTGAAACCTGTTTTCTGTAAGTGATTCTTTCTTTGTTTCCACCTTTTCATCTCCTCACTCACTTAAACGAACGACAGAATAAAACGTCACGAGTGCTATATCTAAGCTAAGGGGCGCATGGTTTGTATTAATAATATTAAGTGTAACATTAGTTATGTTAAGGACTATATTGACATATTTAATGTATAGAGTTATTATCTTAATCATAGAGGCGCTTACAGCAACAAATGTAGAGGTGATGATCTTGGATTATAAAATACCCAATCGATGTCCTGTATGTGATCATGTAATGCACATTAGCAAACTAACTTGCACACATTGTCCAACGAAAATTGAAGGCCAATTCAGTACCTGTAAATTTTGTCGTCTTCCAGCTGAGCAGCTTATTTTTGTTGAGGCCTTTATGAAATGCCGAGGCAATATCAAAGAAGTGGAAAAAGAGTTGGGTATATCCTATCCTACCGTTCGTAGCCGCTTAGACAGTGTCATTGAGGCCCTGGGTTATCGAGTGGACAGGGACGGAGAAAAGGAAAAGTTGGACCCACAAGGGGAAAGTCAGCGCAGGCAAACTATTCTTGAAGCCCTTGAGCGTGGGGAAATTTCACCGCAGGAAGCTGCGCGTCAAATGAGAAAAATGGATACGTAAGGAATACGGTTAAGGCCAAAAGGCCGGAAAGGAGCAGGGAGAATGGGAAACGAGAGAATGAAGATTTTAGAAATGATTCAGGAAGGTAAACTGACCGCTGCTGAAGGAATGGATCTATTAAAGGCGGTTGAGGAAGGAAATTCGGATGAGATGGGTTTTCAGATAGCCGAAAAGGGGATAGCAAAAAGGGAAAAGCCTGCATCATCTTATGGGGATCGCTTTTTGCGAGTCCGAGTCGTTGGAGAAAAAATGTTAAAGGTG
It contains:
- a CDS encoding sigma factor-like helix-turn-helix DNA-binding protein: MNQLLEQYRQVLKLRIVEGYSRKETAEIMSRGEDSIRGLQYRALQALRELIQAAEENGG
- a CDS encoding DUF2089 domain-containing protein, translating into MDYKIPNRCPVCDHVMHISKLTCTHCPTKIEGQFSTCKFCRLPAEQLIFVEAFMKCRGNIKEVEKELGISYPTVRSRLDSVIEALGYRVDRDGEKEKLDPQGESQRRQTILEALERGEISPQEAARQMRKMDT